The proteins below are encoded in one region of Aspergillus nidulans FGSC A4 chromosome III:
- the pigc gene encoding phosphatidylinositol N-acetylglucosaminyltransferase (transcript_id=CADANIAT00005594), whose protein sequence is MPSLPDSHPPPVPPPVPVETHPNRTGGLKPPAAEQRALPDPTRLAPEDAYYAPSLLRNRPGSSNYEDPIRSLSGTAAAATAASVAALRPPPAVPGAVTRKENRKPRTGARKKRKGAWKKLLWVKQSYPDNYTDTETFLDHLQRNPRVRPYDFWPLVADSTVIVQHVCSVAIFVCCFVGIVQGRVSPVSVVCWGSVGTAVGWILWDWWAFTEHAENGRAAEHAMEGDDGSSSSSAASFVHSTNQRANGQKENQVHGLGLSMAQNEPGPLRRQSTGLSVDSLTAQDPGSPSTGCTGGAAAQPQSWQPQSFLSRNRQRLSTVKSAFLIYFSLLGLSPILKSLTKSTASDSIWALSCWLLIMNIFSFDYGSGEGAGATKFPASLSTNAAVMASTVLASRLPSTTHVFSLMLFSIEVFGLFPIFRRQLRHISWTGHIFLTLTLVMLAGGAVGITLRGGWMGAIIGSILGSILTALAMGGCSWWLISLQKYKNVVSGPWDPARPIIRRHWD, encoded by the exons atgccttctttgcctgACTCGCATCCGCCACCCGTTCCTCCTCCAGTCCCAGTCGAAACCCATCCCAACCGAACAGGGGGGCTGAAGCCTCCGGCGGCAGAACAACGCGCTCTCCCTGATCCTACTCGACTCGCTCCTGAAGACGCTTACTACgcaccttctcttcttcgaaaCCGACCGGGTAGCTCCAATTATGAAGATCCAATCCGTTCCCTGAGCGGgactgctgccgctgctacTGCCGCGTCCGTTGCAGCCTTGCGaccgccgccagcagtcCCCGGGGCTGTCACTCGAAAAGAGAACCGAAAACCGCGAACAGGTGCCCGTAAGAAGCGAAAGGGTGCTTGGAAAAAATTGCTTTGGGTTAAACAGTCAT ATCCGGACAACTACACCGATACGGAGACGTTTCTTGACCATTTACAGCGAAATCCTCGAGTGCGTCCGTATGACTTTTGGCCGTTGGTGGCCGACTCGACCGTTATCGTACAACATGTCTGTTCGGTGGCTATTTTCGTCTGCTGTTTCGTGGGTATCGTCCAGGGCCGGGTAAGCCCTGTCTCGGTCGTGTGCTGGGGAAGCGTTGGGACTGCTGTCGGCTGGATACTCTGGGACTGGTGGGCGTTTACCGAACACGCAGAGAATGGAAGAGCTGCGGAGCATGCCATGGAGGGAGATGACGGGTCGAGTtcaagctcagcagcaagCTTTGTTCATTCTACGAACCAGAGGGCGAATGGACAGAAGGAAAATCAAGTCCATGGTCTTGGCTTGAGCATGGCGCAAAACGAGCCGGGCCCTCTCAGACGCCAGAGTACCGGGCTCAGCGTCGACTCCCTCACCGCGCAGGACCCGGGCTCACCCTCCACTGGCTGTACGGGAGGCGCCGCCGCGCAGCCTCAGAGCTGGCAACCCCAGTCCTTCCTTTCTCGGAATCGGCAGAGGCTGTCTACAGTGAAGTCGGCTTTCCTCATATACTTCTCGCTTCTCGGACTGAGTCCCATCCTAAAGTCCCTCACAAAATCGACCGCCAGCGACTCTATCTGGGCGTTGAGCTGCTGGCTACTAATCATGAACATATTCTCCTTTGACTACGGGAGCGGAGAGGGCGCTGGCGCCACCAAGTTTCCTGCATCCTTGTCCACAAACGCGGCCGTCATGGCGTCCACAGTGCTCGCGTCTCGCCTTCCGTCCACAACCCACGTTTTCAGCTTGATGCTGTTCTCCATCGAGGTGTTTGGGCTCTTCCCTATCTTTCGGCGGCAATTACGTCATATTTCGTGGACAGGACACATATTTCTTACCCTGACACTGGTTATGCTCGCCGGTGGAGCAGTGGGCATCACATTGCGGGGTGGGTGGATGGGTGCGATAATAGGGTCTATCTTGGGAAGCATCCTAACAGCACTGGCAATGGGCGGGTGTAGTTGGTGGCTTATTAGCCTTCAAAAGTATAAAAATGTTGTCTCAGGGCCATGGGACCCTGCTCGGCCGATTATAAGACGGCATTGGGATTAA
- a CDS encoding uncharacterized protein (transcript_id=CADANIAT00005595), with the protein MILKHAALALAALQCVAGLRFAMYIDEWHVNGLPGSDQTQGITHAIMGFAKSTDFTGDAPAAFQPFEPVSTFRNRFSPDTKVMIAIGGWGDSAGFSAGAKDEASRERYAKNVAAMLESTGFDGVDIDWEYPGGNGEDYKKVPNDQKVDEIETFPLLLQALRTAVGDKKIISIATPGKREDMIAYTTEQGPKIWPSVDMINIMSYDLMNRRNNETKHHTGIADSHDTIKAYLEIGAPPEKINLGFAYYAKWFTTQSDVDCGTYPIGCPTVAMEAADGSDNGKSGAMTFEPQNMAAQPSDLKVSTDMTCGLAKGTRCPAGTCCSIYGNCGTGDDFCLAACDSNFGECKGVPIQDSWRRARAEGQTDEEGGGQYYMDTQNHLFWTWDTPTLMTRKFTEIVDVEKLGGVMAWSLGEDTYNFEHLKAMQEGVAQRAGGTATPARTRCSGGSQSACSKRHGAVGVSLSRQQRPAKPHAGNSRSFLIVYKSTSVQFSAAVGFNSMKCFIVLTFVPLVLALTIPNTNKNHDASSVEFIQQHQQRLFGTKTTVAEYKRPSLKINHGTIIPANKERTQATATTSNPSYIHALRIEQAPYHLIARYSNALFALGLLLLVPLTLGIIELAGRLFRCVSVDECPERGREKQGTESHQEIEEWAFRQRERDNKKRPATVAVEMIDTMKIGS; encoded by the exons ATGATCCTTAAACACGCTGCTTTGGCCCTGGCGGCCCTCCAGTGCGTTGCGGGTCTCCGCTTTGCAATGTATATTGACGA ATGGCACGTCAACGGTCTACCGGGCAGCGATCAGACACAGGGGATCACGCATGCCATTATGGGATTCGCCAAATCTACGGATTTCACCGGTGACGCGCCTGCGGCATTCCAGCCTTTTGAGCCGGTCTCAACTTTCCGCAACCGCTTCTCACCCGATACAAAGGTCATGATTGCGATCGGCGGATGGGGTGATTCTGCAGGTTTCTCTGCGGGCGCAAAGGACGAGGCTTCTCGGGAACGGTACGCGAAGAACGTGGCGGCCATGCTGGAGAGTACTGGTTTTGATGGCGTGGATATCGATTGGGAGTACCCCGGCGGAAACGGCGAAGACTACAAGAAAGTGCCAAACGATCAGAAGGTTGATGAGATCGAGACGTTCCCGTTGCTCCTTCAGGCTTTAAGGACGGCTGTCGGTGACAAGAAGATCATCTCTATTGCGACACCCGGCAAACGCGAGGACATGATTGCGTACACGACAGAGCAAGGTCCTAAGATCTGGCCGTCTGTGGATATGATCAATATCATGTCCTATGACCTGATGAACCGGCGCAACAACGAGACCAAGCACCACACCGGCATCGCGGATTCGCACGACACCATCAAAGCATATCTCGAGATCGGTGCACCGCCGGAAAAGATCAACCTTGGCTTTGCGTACTATGCGAAATGGTTCACCACCCAATCCGACGTAGACTGCGGTACTTACCCTATTGGATGTCCGACGGTGGCCATGGAGGCGGCCGATGGAAGCGACAATGGCAAGTCGGGAGCTATGACATTCGAGCCGCAGAACATGGCCGCGCAGCCCTCCGATCTGAAGGTGTCAACCGACATGACTTGCGGGCTGGCGAAGGGAACCCGATGTCCCGCTGGTACATGCTGCAGTATCTACGGCAACTG TGGAACGGGCGACGATTTTTGCCTGGCAGCCTGTGACTCTAACTTTGGCGAATGCAAAGGCGTGCCGATACAGGACTCGTGGCGACGCGCTCGCGCTGAGGGCCAGACTGACGAGGAAGGGGGCGGACAGTACTACATGGACACGCAGAACCACTTGTTCTGGACCTGGGACACACCGACACTGATGACTCGCAAGTTCACAGAGATCGTCGATGTGGAGAAGCTGGGAGGCGtgatggcctggagcttgggAGAAGATACATATAACTTTGAGCATCTGAAGGCGATGCAGGAGGGTGTTGCCCAGCGCGCCGGTGGAACTGCGACCCCTGCGCGCACTCG TTGCTCTGGCGGCAGCCAATCCGCGTGCTCTAAGCGCCACGGGGCTGTTGGGGTCTCTCTGAGCCGTCAACAGCGACCAGCCAAG CCTCATGCAGGGAATTCTAGGTCTTTCTTAATCGTCTACAAGTCCACCTCAGTTCAGTTTTCTGCGGCCGTCGGCTTCAACAGCATGAAGTGCTTCATCGTGTTGACCTTTGTTCCGCTCGTTCTCGCTCTTACCATCCCCAACACCAACAAGAATCACGACGCCAGCTCGGTTGAGTTTAtacaacaacatcaacaacgtcTTTTCGGGACCAAAACGACAGTCGCAGAGTACAAACGTCCCAGCCTGAAAATCAACCATGGCACGATTATTCCCGCAAACAAGGAAAGGACCCAGGCAACTGCCACAACTTCTAATCCTAGCTACATCCACGCGCTGCGGATCGAGCAAGCACCATACCATCTGATAGCACGGTACTCGAATGCCCTCTTTGCGCTCGggctcctgcttctcgtcCCCCTTACTCTAGGGATCATTGAGTTGGCCGGACGCCTCTTCCGATGCGTCTCAGTGGACGAATGTCCCGAGCGCGGACGAGAGAAGCAGGGAACTGAATCGCATCAGGAAATAGAAGAGTGGGCGTTTCGACAGAGGGAACGGGATAATAAAAAGCGACCGGCCACTGTCGCGGTGGAAATGATCGACACAATGAAAATCGGCTCATGA
- a CDS encoding putative tartrate dehydrogenase (transcript_id=CADANIAT00005596), whose product MAKTYRIATIPADGIGPEVIDAGVIVLKALADKLQSFSLDFTHLDWSSETFKATGKYIPDGGLEVLKKNDAILFGAVGAPDVPDHISLWGLRLAICQPFQQYANVRPTRVLRGTQSPLRKCNTGDLDWVIVRENSEGEYAGQGGRSHRGHPWEVATEVAIFSRQGVERIMRFAFETAAKRPRKLLTVVTKSNAQRNGMVLWDEVANIVAKDFPEVTMDKMLVDAMTTRMVLKPESLDTIVASNLHADILSDLAAALAGSIGIAPTSNLDPTRQNPSMFEPIHGSAFDITGKGIANPVATFWTAAEMLEWLGEKDAADKLMQCVESVCESGILTADLGGTATTKEVTSAVVEEINRLN is encoded by the exons ATGGCCAAGACATATCGTATTGCTACTATTCCTGCCGACGGAATCGGTCCGGAGGTGATTGACGCTGGTGTTATTGTCCTCAAGGCCCTGGCAGACAAACTCCAATCATTCTCCCTCGACTTCACACACCTTGACTGGAGCTCCGAGACCTTCAAGGCGACCGGCAAGTATATTCCCGACGGCGGACTGGAAGTGCTGAAAAAGAACGATGCTATTTTATTTGGAGCTGTTGGTGCGCCAG ACGTCCCCGATCATATCTCCCTCTGGGGTCTCCGACTCGCCATCTGCCAGCCCTTTCAACAATACGCCAACGTTCGGCCCACCCGCGTCCTCCGCGGTACACAGTCTCCGCTGCGCAAGTGCAACACCGGAGACCTTGACTGGGTGATTGTGCGTGAGAATAGTGAGGGCGAGTACGCTGGCCAAGGTGGTCGCTCACACCGCGGACACCCGTGGGAGGTTGCGACAGAGGTGGCCATTTTCTCGCGCCAGGGTGTAGAGCGCATCATGCGCTTCGCGTTTGAGACTGCGGCCAAGAGGCCAAGGAAGCTGTTGACCGTTGTGACGAAGAGCAATGCCCAGCGGAACGGCATGGTGCTGTGGGATGAGGTTGCGAACATTGTTGCCAAGGACTTCCCTGAAGTCACCATGGACAAGATGCTTGTTGATGCGATGACCACGCGGATGGTGCTTAAGCCTGAGAGTTTGGATACCATTGTTGCTAGCAACCTG CATGCCGACATCCTTTCTgatctcgccgctgcccttGCGGGTTCTATTGGCATCGCACCCACGTCGAACCTCGACCCAACCCGTCAGAACCCTTCCATGTTCGAGCCCATCCACGGATCCGCCTTCGACATCACGGGCAAGGGCATTGCTAACCCCGTCGCTACATTCTGGACTGCAGCCGAGATGCTGGAGTGGCTCGGCGAGAAAGACGCCGCCGACAAGCTGATGCAGTGTGTTGAAAGTGTCTGCGAATCTGGTATCCTGACCGCGGATCTAGGCGGCACGGCCACCACGAAAGAAGTGACCTCCGCTGTTGTCGAGGAGATCAACCGTCTGAATTAG
- a CDS encoding CeGAL family transcription factor (transcript_id=CADANIAT00005597) — protein sequence MDSGTSRHGSPSKRQKLTPRAHELGVMRKFTDNGSESASFLGSSSGIHFIRIVYNAFARRSAHLKKPQQTSKDAQVPGEDDQLHHQYPDLWYPHELDLQANASLPTFEALVQWTRPYFENWHAIFPFLSGPTFLVILEHLGRDGFRALSVADGILVRSIVSISLMDRRQTKLRGAQIPIPAALVFRSVHQAMESLYTLLCAPPSIRILQAAFGVQLFLTSLLRLNAASRIGGTIIRTAFHLGLHRCPVRFSFSGPEIATRRRLFWSIYCLERYLSQALGIPLGIKDDDIDVCYPNAEIHSSVDEGAQLLTIAFLDHRLRLLGYLAKFASLRGRIIEVRNKSIIHREDSMDATQALHGELTHWWNEVYDDVYPLGVDDADTIVSSPIAPFHRTLLIALRHEAIISLNRPLLAAEAASPEYRTALQICIESSRSLITTLRQFLAESSGSSTPLIWPSFTWAVWMSCLILIYAAWEGEFPASSASRSGLAILKHLSQRGNTWAQTCIEAIRDLDSALTTPEQQTPANPRTTETSQDDRGKNPNASADTVVSGIHLDHHLQQAPSSTPGEGHLSTPTPHAAASHQWNDPSMIFGNQAINNLAAASGLVLGTGLPDLSNGGEGGEEGFGIGDLWSLADGPWLIHESHDLAENVQNNADFTL from the exons AGCCGCAGCAGACTTCCAAAGACGCGCAAGTGCCCGGTGAAGACGACCAGCTACACCATCAGTACCCCGACCTCTGGTATCCGCATGAGTTGGACCTCCAGGCGAACGCGTCTCTACCCACATTCGAAGCTCTAGTCCAATGGACCAGACCGTATTTTGAGAACTGGCACGCCATTTTTCCGTTCCTCTCTGGGCCAACATTCCTCGTTATTCTAGAGCATCTCGGTCGCGATGGGTTCAGAGCGCTCTCGGTTGCAGATGGGATCCTTGTGCGGTCAATCGTCTCGATATCACTCATGGATCGCCGGCAAACCAAGCTTCGTGGTGCTCAGATCCCTATTCCAGCAGCGCTGGTCTTCCGCTCTGTTCACCAGGCTATGGAAAGTCTGTATACTCTGCTCTGCGCGCCACCTTCTATCCGTATCCTACAAGCAGCTTTTGGCGTTCAGCTGTTTCTGACgtctcttctccggctcAACGCAGCCTCTCGAATCGGTGGAACTATTATACGCACGGCATTTCACCTCGGGTTGCACCGGTGTCCTGTACGGTTCTCATTTAGTGGTCCTGAGATCGCCACTCGCCGGAGGTTATTCTGGTCTATATACTGTCTTGAGAGATACCTCTCGCAGGCCCTGGGAATACCACTTGGCATCAAAGACGACGATATTGACGTCTGCTATCCAAATGCTGAAATTCATAGTTCGGTAGATGAAG GCGCTCAACTCCTCACTATCGCTTTCTTAGATCATAGACTTCGTCTGTTAGGTTACCTGGCAAAATTTGCGAGTCTCCGCGGACGTATTATTGAAGTACGGAATAAGTCGATCATTCATAGAGAAGACTCTATGGACGCGACCCAGGCTCTTCATGGTGAGCTAACGCACTGGTGGAACGAAGTCTACGACGATGTCTATCCCCTTGGGGTCGACGATGCCGACACTATAGTATCGAGTCCCATTGCGCCGTTCCACCGTACCCTCCTCATCGCTCTCCGTCACGAAGCCATCATTTCACTGAACCGTCCGCTGCTGGCAGCCGAAGCGGCTTCTCCGGAATATCGCACCGCTCTACAAATCTGCATCGAGTCCTCACGCTCCCTAATCACCACGCTACGACAGTTTCTCGCTGAatcttctggctcttccaCACCACTTATATGGCCATCATTCACTTGGGCCGTGTGGATGAGCTGCCTGATCCTAATCTACGCCGCATGGGAAGGCGAGTTTCCCGCTTCCTCGGCATCTAG AAGTGGTCTCGCCATCCTCAAGCATCTTTCGCAGCGTGGCAACACTTGGGCACAAACTTGCATCGAAGCCATCCGTGACCTTGACTCCGCCCTTACGACTCCAGAACAACAGACACCCGCAAATCCGAGAACTACCGAAACCAGCCAAGACGACAGAGGCAAGAATCCCAACGCCTCCGCCGATACCGTTGTTTCCGGCATCCATCTCGATCATCACCTCCAACAGGcgccctcctcaacacccGGAGAAGGACACCTTTCAACGCCTACCCCACATGCCGCAGCAAGCCACCAATGGAACGACCCCTCCATGATATTTGGAAATCAAGCAATCAATAATCTTGCTGCGGCTTCAGGGCTCGTGTTAGGGACGGGATTACCAGACTTATCCAatggtggtgaaggtggTGAAGAGGGATTTGGAATAGGCGATTTGTGGAGTTTGGCAGACGGGCCATGGTTGATACACGAGAGTCATGACCTTGCAGAGAATGTTCAAAACAATGCTGACTTCACGCTATAA